A section of the Pseudomonas flavescens genome encodes:
- the xseA gene encoding exodeoxyribonuclease VII large subunit: MIKDPFQRLNLDREVLSVSQLNNRARLLLEDVFGGIWVEGEISNLARPASGHVYFTLKDSQAQVRCALFRQNAARVRQALRDGLAVKVRGKVSLFEGRGDYQLILDAVEPAGDGALRLAFEALKEKLGAEGLFAAERKRPLPAHPRRIGIISSPTGAVIRDIISVFRRRAPQVELSLIPTAVQGREATAQIVRALKLADAQGFDALILARGGGSLEDLWCFNEEAVARAVDACVTPIVSAVGHETDVSISDFVADVRAPTPSAAAELLAPHSDDLVQRVTVLQRRLTLAINGRLARERMRLEGLTRRMRHPGERLRQQAQRLDDLDMRLRRAYTHQVNQRAHKLAQLQARLAGQHPGRHLKLLRQRLDSLAERLPRAMKEGLKARRLLLQSQMQTLHVVSPLATLGRGYSILLDDRGQAIRSAAATQPGQRLKARLGEGELDVRVEDNHVAPVTLSLLD; the protein is encoded by the coding sequence ATGATCAAAGACCCGTTCCAACGTCTGAACCTCGACCGCGAGGTGCTCAGCGTCAGCCAGCTCAACAACCGTGCGCGCCTGCTGCTCGAAGATGTCTTCGGCGGCATCTGGGTCGAGGGGGAGATTTCCAACCTCGCACGGCCAGCCTCCGGGCATGTCTACTTCACCCTCAAGGACAGCCAGGCTCAGGTGCGCTGTGCGCTGTTCCGGCAGAACGCCGCACGGGTACGCCAGGCGCTGCGTGATGGTCTGGCGGTCAAGGTGCGCGGCAAGGTCTCGCTGTTCGAGGGCCGTGGCGACTATCAGCTGATTCTCGACGCCGTGGAGCCGGCCGGTGACGGTGCCCTGCGCCTGGCCTTCGAGGCCTTGAAGGAGAAGCTCGGTGCAGAAGGCCTGTTCGCCGCCGAACGCAAGCGCCCTCTGCCGGCTCACCCGCGGCGTATCGGCATCATCAGCTCGCCCACCGGCGCAGTGATCCGCGACATCATCAGCGTGTTTCGTCGCCGTGCTCCGCAGGTCGAACTGAGCCTGATCCCCACCGCCGTACAGGGCCGCGAGGCCACGGCACAGATCGTTCGGGCCTTGAAGCTGGCTGACGCCCAGGGCTTCGATGCGCTGATCCTCGCCCGTGGCGGCGGCTCGCTGGAGGACCTCTGGTGCTTCAACGAAGAAGCCGTGGCACGCGCCGTGGACGCCTGCGTCACGCCCATCGTCAGTGCGGTCGGTCATGAAACCGATGTGTCGATCAGCGATTTCGTCGCCGACGTGCGCGCTCCTACGCCGTCAGCCGCGGCGGAACTGCTGGCGCCCCATAGCGATGACCTGGTGCAGCGGGTCACGGTGCTGCAACGTCGTCTGACCCTGGCCATCAACGGCCGCCTGGCCCGTGAACGCATGCGCCTCGAAGGCCTGACCCGGCGCATGCGCCATCCCGGCGAACGGCTGCGTCAGCAAGCCCAGCGCCTCGACGATCTCGACATGCGTCTGCGCCGTGCCTATACGCATCAGGTCAATCAGCGTGCCCACAAGCTCGCGCAGTTGCAGGCGCGCCTGGCCGGGCAGCATCCGGGCCGTCATCTCAAGCTGCTGCGCCAGCGTCTCGACAGCCTCGCCGAACGTCTGCCTAGGGCCATGAAGGAAGGCCTCAAGGCCCGCCGCCTGCTGCTGCAGAGTCAGATGCAGACGCTCCACGTGGTCAGCCCCCTGGCGACCCTCGGACGCGGTTACAGCATCCTGCTCGACGACCGTGGCCAGGCCATCCGCAGCGCTGCCGCCACCCAACCGGGGCAGCGCCTCAAGGCGCGCCTTGGTGAAGGCGAGCTGGACGTACGCGTCGAGGACAATCATGTCGCGCCCGTCACGCTTTCGCTGCTGGACTGA
- a CDS encoding M23 family metallopeptidase: protein MRSLLLLLTLCLALPAHAEGFISRLLNKPVPGGVAVVELGASASAPSATYQGKPVLVVHEDQQRWIAIVGIPLSVKPGTQQIETGGQRLSFQVGSKTYVEQRITIKNQQQVNPNAKNLARIERELAEQTRAYQQFSPRQPSNLMFDKPVNGPLSSPFGLRRFFNGEERNPHSGLDFAANRGTPIKAPAAGKVILVGDYFFNGKTVFVDHGQGLISMFCHLSEVGVKVGDELPRGGVLGKVGATGRATGPHLHWNVSLNDARVDPAIFIGAFKP, encoded by the coding sequence ATGCGCTCCCTGCTGTTGCTGCTCACCCTCTGCCTCGCCCTGCCCGCTCACGCCGAAGGCTTCATCAGCCGCCTGCTGAACAAGCCGGTACCGGGTGGCGTCGCCGTGGTCGAACTCGGTGCCTCGGCCAGTGCACCCAGCGCCACCTACCAGGGCAAGCCGGTCTTGGTGGTGCATGAAGATCAGCAGCGCTGGATCGCCATCGTCGGCATTCCGTTGAGCGTCAAACCCGGCACCCAGCAGATCGAAACGGGCGGCCAGCGTCTGAGCTTTCAGGTGGGCAGCAAGACCTACGTCGAGCAGCGCATCACCATCAAGAACCAGCAGCAGGTCAACCCCAACGCCAAGAACCTCGCGCGCATCGAGCGGGAACTGGCCGAGCAGACCCGTGCCTACCAGCAGTTCAGCCCACGGCAGCCGAGCAACCTGATGTTCGACAAGCCGGTCAACGGCCCGCTGTCGAGCCCCTTCGGGCTGCGCCGGTTCTTCAATGGCGAGGAGCGCAACCCGCACTCCGGGCTGGACTTCGCCGCCAATCGCGGCACACCGATCAAGGCACCCGCGGCCGGCAAGGTGATTCTGGTGGGCGACTACTTCTTCAACGGCAAGACCGTTTTCGTCGACCACGGCCAGGGCCTGATCAGCATGTTCTGCCACCTGTCGGAGGTCGGCGTGAAGGTCGGCGACGAGCTACCCCGCGGCGGCGTGCTCGGCAAGGTCGGCGCCACCGGACGCGCCACCGGGCCGCACCTGCACTGGAACGTCAGCCTCAACGATGCACGGGTCGATCCGGCGATCTTCATTGGTGCGTTCAAGCCTTAG
- a CDS encoding glutathione S-transferase — protein sequence MITVHHLNNSRSQRILWLLEELGVEYQIKRYERDSKTMLAPPELRAVHPLGKSPVVTDGDLTLAESGAIIDYLANRHGPALLPPADSPERLRCNYWLHYAEGSAMPPLLLKLVFDKVENSPMPFFVKPVARGIAQKVKNLLINPQLKLHLDYLEGELGKSTWFAGEQFSVADIQMSFPLEAATSRGGLDASRPRLKAFLERIHARPAYQRALQRGGEYAYAN from the coding sequence ATGATCACCGTCCATCACCTGAACAATTCGCGCTCGCAGCGCATCCTCTGGCTGCTCGAAGAACTGGGCGTGGAGTATCAGATCAAGCGCTACGAGCGCGACTCCAAGACCATGCTGGCCCCGCCGGAGCTGCGCGCCGTGCACCCCTTGGGCAAGTCGCCGGTGGTTACCGACGGCGACCTGACCCTGGCCGAGTCCGGCGCCATCATCGACTACCTGGCCAACCGTCATGGCCCGGCCCTGTTACCGCCAGCAGACAGCCCCGAGCGTCTGCGCTGCAACTACTGGCTGCATTATGCGGAAGGCTCGGCGATGCCGCCTCTGCTGCTCAAGCTGGTATTCGACAAGGTGGAAAACAGCCCCATGCCCTTCTTCGTCAAACCCGTCGCCCGCGGCATTGCGCAGAAGGTCAAGAACCTGCTGATCAACCCACAATTGAAACTGCATCTGGACTATCTGGAAGGCGAGCTTGGCAAGAGCACCTGGTTCGCCGGTGAGCAATTCAGCGTGGCCGATATCCAGATGAGCTTTCCACTGGAGGCGGCCACTTCGCGAGGCGGGCTGGATGCCAGCCGCCCTCGGCTGAAGGCTTTCCTCGAACGTATCCATGCCCGCCCCGCCTACCAACGCGCCCTGCAACGAGGCGGAGAATACGCCTACGCCAACTGA
- a CDS encoding sigma-70 family RNA polymerase sigma factor, translating to MSALDSPQRTVIHTLYSDHHGWLKTWLRGRLGNASDAADFAHDTFVRVIQRCDLSAIDTPRAFLRTVARGLVIDHWRREELQRAWLESIAHLSDAEAPSPESRELVLELLERIALMLDGLKPRVRTAFLLAQCEGLSYREIAERLGVSVRSVERYIADALYHCYLLRYGEDA from the coding sequence ATGTCAGCCCTCGACTCACCTCAGCGCACCGTCATCCACACGCTCTACAGCGACCATCATGGTTGGCTGAAGACGTGGTTGCGCGGCCGCCTCGGCAATGCCAGCGATGCTGCGGATTTCGCCCACGATACCTTTGTGCGGGTCATCCAGCGCTGCGACCTGAGCGCCATCGATACGCCCCGCGCGTTTCTGCGTACCGTCGCCCGCGGCCTGGTGATCGACCACTGGCGCCGTGAAGAGCTGCAGCGCGCCTGGCTGGAGAGCATCGCGCACCTTTCGGACGCGGAAGCGCCCTCGCCGGAATCCCGGGAGTTGGTGCTGGAGCTGCTCGAACGCATCGCGTTGATGCTCGACGGCCTCAAACCCCGGGTTCGCACCGCCTTTCTGCTTGCCCAGTGCGAAGGCCTGTCATACCGGGAAATCGCCGAGCGTCTGGGTGTATCGGTTCGCTCCGTAGAGCGCTATATCGCCGACGCGCTGTATCACTGCTATCTGCTGCGCTATGGCGAAGATGCATGA
- a CDS encoding FecR domain-containing protein, which translates to MSDLTNKDAEARRVKQAIGWLMRLQQDDAPALRRQCEQWRREDAGHERAWQRVSGMHAELSQDLRTLPAGTVDTLENSAMRLRRRQALKLLSLTAVAGGSAWLAKDLSIVQPLLADQATAVGEHRHLALGHGDELDLNTDTAVDVRLDDRQRLIVLRQGELFVSCTANSRRPLRVSTPYGSFEAQAGAEPATRFGLRIRDGGINLHVEQGQVAVAGLPTFLATSGNRYRVADGRASAFERDDMDPSAWREGLIVTRDMRLQDFLDEVGRYRNGHLGYTRSVADLRLSGVFRLGDTDELLRVMAQTLPIRVQYMTRWWVRVEAA; encoded by the coding sequence ATGAGCGACCTGACCAACAAGGATGCCGAAGCACGCCGGGTCAAGCAGGCGATCGGCTGGCTGATGCGCCTGCAGCAGGACGACGCCCCCGCGCTGCGTCGCCAGTGCGAGCAGTGGCGACGCGAGGATGCCGGCCACGAACGCGCCTGGCAGCGGGTCAGCGGCATGCATGCCGAGTTGAGCCAGGATCTGCGGACCCTGCCGGCAGGCACCGTCGATACGCTGGAAAACTCGGCCATGCGTCTGCGCCGTCGACAGGCACTCAAGCTGCTGTCGCTGACTGCCGTGGCAGGTGGCAGTGCCTGGCTGGCCAAGGATCTGTCCATCGTCCAGCCGCTACTGGCGGACCAGGCAACCGCCGTGGGCGAACATCGCCACCTGGCCCTCGGCCACGGTGACGAACTCGACCTCAACACCGACACCGCCGTGGATGTACGCCTCGACGACAGACAGCGCCTGATCGTCCTGCGTCAGGGCGAACTGTTCGTCAGCTGCACAGCCAACAGCCGGCGTCCCTTGCGGGTCAGTACCCCGTACGGATCGTTCGAGGCTCAGGCGGGAGCCGAGCCGGCCACCCGCTTCGGCCTGCGCATACGTGATGGCGGTATCAACCTGCATGTCGAACAGGGTCAGGTCGCGGTGGCCGGGCTGCCCACCTTTCTGGCTACTTCCGGAAATCGTTACCGGGTCGCCGATGGCCGCGCTTCAGCGTTCGAGCGTGACGATATGGACCCCTCCGCCTGGCGCGAGGGGCTGATCGTCACCCGCGACATGCGTTTGCAGGATTTTCTCGACGAGGTCGGCCGTTACCGGAACGGTCATCTCGGCTACACCCGCAGCGTTGCCGATCTGCGCCTGTCCGGCGTGTTCCGTCTCGGCGATACGGATGAACTGTTGCGGGTCATGGCGCAGACCCTGCCGATTCGCGTGCAGTACATGACGCGCTGGTGGGTTCGGGTGGAAGCGGCCTGA